One part of the Pecten maximus chromosome 9, xPecMax1.1, whole genome shotgun sequence genome encodes these proteins:
- the LOC117334372 gene encoding m7GpppN-mRNA hydrolase-like, with translation MDTNTAKSTPTSGFQIPLYVLDDLCSRFIINIPDEERQDLIRIFFQIELAHWFYLDFYCAENQELRSCGIKDFSAQVFKHCPFLSGHAGEVDKILENWRSYKMSVPTYGAIMLDPELKYVLLVQGFWTKSSWGFPKGKVNEEESPHDCAVREVEEETGFDIVRLIDKNAFLENHFNDQLTRLYIVPGVPLNTKFQPKTRKEIKSLQWFPIEALPAHKHDQTPKQLGYNPNNFFMVIPFIKPLRKWLAGRPNLLDVDLNEYSTSTQHKTQKGGGSDVRHHREKQKQKLQQFFAQQNQQEYEDYLQLKENDPKSRAESANKDMKSRSESPRKEPYNKGRHLENSEPPQGKKGYHIMNRDGTISGSSRRSLNPQFENSPGQKQGQPYDNRSRLPTVVFDRTQPPPSLPVKSQHERTNSNNSHNTNSPHSKGQFTQKKNKYIKITDPDGLGSETWLNFHFDMSAIMSCIQ, from the exons TCGATTTATAATCAACATCCCCGATGAAGAAAGACAGGACCTAATCCGGATATTCTTCCAGATAGAGCTGGCACACTGGTTTTATCTGGATTTTTATTGTGCAGAAAACCAGGAACTCCGATCATGTGGAATAAAAGACTTCTCTGCACAAG TGTTCAAGCATTGTCCATTTTTGAGTGGTCATGCAGGTGAAGTGGACAAGATCCTTGAGAATTGGCGGTCCTATAAGATGAGTGTTCCTACATATGGTGCTATCATGTTGGATCCAGAACTAAAATAT GTCCTTTTAGTACAAGGATTCTGGACGAAGAGTAGCTGGGGTTTCCCTAAGGGCAAAGTGAACGAGGAGGAGTCCCCGCACGACTGTGCTGTGAGAGAG GTTGAGGAGGAAACTGGATTTGATATAGTAAGACTGATAGACAAGAATGCCTTCCTAGAGAACCACTTTAATGATCAGCTAACACGCTTATATATTGTCCCAGGAGTTCCACTTAACACAAAGTTCCAGCCAAAGACACGAAAGGAAATCAAG AGTTTGCAGTGGTTTCCAATCGAAGCTCTTCCAGCTCACAAACATGACCAGACCCCAAAACAACTAGGCTATAATCCAAACAACTTCTTCATGGTCATTCCATTCATCAA aCCACTTAGGAAATGGCTTGCTGGGAGACCGAACCTGTTAGATGTTGACCTTAATGAGTACAGCACCTCcacacaacacaaaacacaGAAAGGTGGAGGTAGTGATGTGCGACACCATCGTGAAAAACAGAAACAGAAACTACAGCAGTTCTTTGCCCAGCAAAACCAGCAGGAGTATGAGGATTACTTGCAGTTAAAGGAAAATGATCCAAAGTCCAGGGCAGAGTCCGCTAATAAAGATATGAAATCACGCTCAGAATCGCCACGCAAGGAGCCTTATAACAAGGGAAGACATCTGGAAAATAGTGAACCACCCCAAGGCAAAAAAGGATATCATATCATG AATCGGGATGGTACGATAAGTGGATCTTCCAGAAGAAGTTTAAATCCACAGTTTGAAAACAGTCCAG GTCAAAAACAGGGACAGCCATATGATAACAGAAGCAGACTTCCGACTGTAGTATTTGATAGAACACAACCTCCACCTAGCCTCCCTGTGAAATCCCAGCACGAAAGGACGAACTCCAATAATTCTCATAACACGAACTCTCCTCATAGTAAAGGACAATTCACCCAAAAGAAgaacaaatatatcaaaataacagaCCCTGATGGTCTTGGGTCGGAGACTTGGCTTAACTTTCATTTTGATATGTCGGCCATTATGTCATGTATTCAGTAA